Proteins co-encoded in one Desulfitobacterium hafniense DCB-2 genomic window:
- a CDS encoding PAS domain S-box protein — MKLSTKMIIITVILIVVMGLLTMGAISTIVEQAMTQQLEEQGLTYSRMAADNVANPLLDGNVLIVQRTIENLLQTGSGISYVYVIDNYGNVIAHTFSGGFPSNLTNINILGSNQMKNTILLNMQSQGLIRDVGVRILEGLNAEIHIGFSQNSILQWVYNVRKLMLNLTLYGVLLGAVAALILSTLITRPLKRLASYALRLGKGDLEEDIVIRGKDEIVELALCLNRMRKDLFTGMQMLRQSEESNRTLLEAISAAGEGIAVFQDNLNKKGTMKFVNEQYENLTGYTKAELLEMEANEIIDSESGKQIEEVWERSKHGLNLPKQIEILFNRKDGTKLYMEASYCNITYEGNPAIISITRDITEKKKTSMEIIRKNRELAALNELSKAISGHMNLKDKLYEALNTILQVVGKQAGWIFLYNERDNDNKAELMCQIGILPEEALTQTKQFQSCSNFPKPNSNSIQVHSSLSTACSIKQLYLPDGTKALSHVYVPLSYKDRVLGVLNIIASNLESFTKEDLNLLNSIGLQLGVAIENAELWVELNKKEMLRKQLLNKVITAQEEERKRISRELHDESSQSIAALGVGLKSVIEIMEFDKEYALTVLEDLKNNTSSILKELHQIIYDLRPSLLDDLGLLPAIRWYVESRLSNTGIKPHVAFTGDPLRLTDETEITIFRIVQESITNAVKYSNAKNLYLGLEFGQDSLFVYIEDDGDGFNIEKALAQKDGKESFGLLGMTERAELIGGEIEIKSRSNNGTRIELKLDYQNFEEDRYEENQGLSGR; from the coding sequence GTGAAACTAAGCACCAAGATGATTATCATTACAGTAATATTGATTGTTGTCATGGGGCTTTTAACTATGGGTGCAATCTCCACAATTGTTGAGCAAGCGATGACTCAACAGTTAGAGGAACAGGGCTTAACTTATTCGCGAATGGCCGCGGATAATGTTGCTAACCCTCTACTTGATGGAAACGTTCTCATCGTACAGCGTACAATAGAAAACTTGCTGCAAACTGGTTCAGGAATATCCTATGTCTATGTTATTGATAATTACGGGAATGTGATTGCTCATACATTTAGTGGGGGGTTCCCAAGTAATTTGACAAACATTAATATTTTAGGATCCAATCAAATGAAGAATACTATACTTTTAAATATGCAGTCACAGGGCTTAATCCGTGATGTAGGAGTTCGTATTTTAGAGGGACTAAATGCCGAAATTCATATTGGATTTAGTCAAAATAGCATTTTGCAATGGGTTTATAATGTAAGGAAACTCATGTTGAATCTTACACTATACGGAGTTTTACTTGGAGCAGTTGCAGCTCTAATTTTAAGTACTTTAATTACAAGACCATTAAAAAGGTTAGCTTCTTATGCTCTTCGACTCGGTAAGGGGGATCTAGAAGAGGATATCGTTATAAGAGGTAAGGATGAAATCGTAGAATTAGCACTCTGCCTAAATCGAATGAGGAAGGACTTATTTACGGGTATGCAGATGCTAAGGCAATCTGAGGAGAGTAATCGAACACTACTCGAAGCCATAAGTGCCGCCGGGGAAGGGATTGCAGTATTTCAAGATAACCTAAATAAAAAAGGTACCATGAAGTTCGTAAACGAACAATACGAAAATTTAACAGGATATACCAAAGCAGAACTTTTAGAAATGGAAGCCAACGAGATCATAGATTCTGAAAGCGGAAAGCAGATTGAAGAGGTCTGGGAACGTTCAAAGCATGGGCTAAATCTACCAAAGCAAATTGAAATTCTTTTTAATAGAAAAGACGGTACAAAACTCTACATGGAAGCAAGTTATTGTAATATTACCTATGAGGGAAATCCGGCCATTATCTCTATAACCAGAGATATAACAGAGAAAAAGAAAACTTCTATGGAAATTATCCGAAAAAATCGTGAACTAGCCGCACTAAATGAGCTTTCTAAAGCAATAAGTGGTCATATGAACTTGAAAGACAAATTATATGAGGCATTGAATACAATACTTCAAGTTGTTGGAAAACAAGCTGGTTGGATTTTCTTATATAATGAAAGAGATAATGATAATAAAGCTGAATTAATGTGTCAAATTGGTATTTTGCCTGAAGAAGCTTTGACCCAGACTAAACAATTTCAAAGTTGTAGTAACTTTCCAAAACCAAACTCAAACTCTATTCAAGTGCATTCTTCATTGAGTACAGCTTGCTCTATTAAACAATTATATTTACCTGATGGAACAAAAGCCTTAAGCCACGTATATGTACCCCTAAGTTATAAAGATAGAGTTTTGGGAGTTTTAAATATTATCGCTTCTAACTTAGAATCATTTACAAAAGAAGATCTTAACCTGTTGAATTCGATTGGGTTGCAGCTTGGTGTAGCAATCGAAAATGCCGAGTTGTGGGTTGAACTCAACAAGAAAGAGATGTTAAGGAAGCAGCTCTTAAATAAGGTAATTACAGCACAAGAGGAAGAACGAAAACGAATTTCTCGGGAATTACATGATGAAAGCAGTCAATCAATTGCAGCGCTTGGTGTAGGTCTAAAATCCGTTATTGAAATTATGGAATTTGACAAGGAGTATGCTTTAACGGTTCTAGAAGATTTAAAGAATAATACTTCGTCGATTCTAAAAGAATTACATCAAATTATTTATGATTTAAGACCATCTCTTCTAGATGATTTAGGACTGTTGCCTGCAATACGGTGGTATGTAGAAAGTCGATTAAGTAACACAGGGATTAAACCTCATGTTGCATTTACTGGAGACCCATTACGACTAACTGACGAAACAGAAATAACAATTTTTCGTATTGTCCAAGAATCGATTACCAATGCAGTTAAATACTCGAATGCCAAAAACCTATATTTGGGATTAGAATTTGGTCAGGATTCTTTATTTGTATATATTGAAGATGATGGTGATGGGTTTAATATAGAAAAAGCGTTAGCTCAAAAAGATGGAAAGGAATCATTCGGACTATTAGGAATGACGGAGAGAGCAGAACTTATAGGGGGAGAAATAGAAATAAAATCTAGGAGTAATAATGGTACTCGGATAGAACTAAAGTTGGATTATCAAAATTTTGAGGAGGACAGATATGAAGAAAATCAAGGTCTTTCTGGTCGATGA
- a CDS encoding TorD/DmsD family molecular chaperone: protein MTVKMHSDEEQSSDGSRAVFYNLFANMLGREINKSWLDSGFQSELLRTLPDSEGKTALLNSLAKASAVPEGLREIQLDYEQLFIIPGPKLTFPYESCYTHRNMDGTYGRIWQEPARAMYKILKDWDIHFPEGQDLIPDHIAVELFFMAGLCQKQSIAQGSEKRILEDWQVRFFGAHIKNWVCEFLANLVKKADTGYYQGCAVLLGEFLEEEAVEISAKTAKTI, encoded by the coding sequence ATGACTGTTAAGATGCACTCTGATGAAGAGCAAAGCAGCGATGGTTCTCGAGCTGTTTTCTACAACTTGTTCGCAAATATGCTTGGTCGAGAAATTAATAAGTCCTGGCTTGATTCAGGTTTCCAAAGTGAGCTACTGCGTACACTTCCTGATTCGGAAGGAAAAACGGCACTATTGAACTCATTAGCGAAAGCCAGTGCTGTTCCTGAAGGCCTCCGGGAGATTCAATTGGATTATGAGCAACTGTTTATTATTCCCGGCCCTAAACTCACTTTTCCCTATGAATCCTGCTATACCCATCGGAATATGGATGGAACCTATGGGCGGATTTGGCAGGAACCTGCCCGGGCGATGTATAAGATTCTTAAGGACTGGGATATTCATTTTCCCGAGGGACAGGATCTTATCCCCGATCATATCGCGGTGGAACTATTCTTTATGGCAGGATTATGTCAAAAGCAGTCCATTGCTCAAGGTTCAGAGAAGAGGATTCTGGAGGATTGGCAAGTTCGGTTTTTTGGCGCACATATCAAGAATTGGGTTTGCGAGTTTTTAGCTAACCTGGTGAAAAAAGCGGACACCGGGTACTATCAAGGGTGTGCCGTGCTCTTAGGTGAATTCTTGGAAGAAGAAGCAGTTGAAATTAGTGCTAAAACAGCGAAGACGATTTAG
- the phnD gene encoding phosphate/phosphite/phosphonate ABC transporter substrate-binding protein, producing MKTLGIDEMKFMNPQNHGQCFLRFLLLIILSFSMLTGCSSQGEEAIDIDLANRSYNEARSNSPEISDAIYFGFDRRLETKEDVKMYVPLLNYLRKETGYRFEIHVTPVNSSVVEELGQGKIQMAAIGTLGYLQASETFGAIITVKGLNNEDKDMYKAAIVTRPNSQIKVISDIRGRSFAFGDLASTQGHLIPRIMLSQKGIEIISLKYYQNFASHSEVANAVMSGRFEAGGMQDTLAKSLEDAGLLKIIAVSEEYPSSGIAFAKGVDKDVIDKITQALVKFDPEGEDKAGLYHWERSEMPHGFTYANNEDYNVLRNWADKFGLLKKMDGESK from the coding sequence GTGAAAACTTTGGGTATTGATGAAATGAAATTTATGAATCCACAGAATCATGGCCAGTGCTTTTTACGTTTTTTGCTACTAATCATTCTTTCTTTTTCAATGCTTACAGGCTGCAGTAGCCAAGGAGAAGAGGCTATCGATATTGATTTAGCCAACCGTTCTTATAATGAAGCCCGATCTAATTCCCCCGAAATATCCGATGCTATTTATTTTGGCTTTGACAGAAGATTAGAGACTAAAGAAGATGTAAAGATGTATGTTCCACTATTAAATTACTTAAGAAAAGAAACTGGATATCGATTTGAGATCCATGTTACTCCTGTCAACTCAAGTGTTGTTGAGGAGTTAGGACAAGGAAAAATTCAAATGGCAGCAATTGGAACACTAGGGTATTTACAAGCTTCTGAAACTTTTGGTGCAATTATTACCGTTAAAGGACTTAATAATGAAGACAAGGATATGTATAAAGCTGCGATTGTGACCCGTCCTAATAGTCAAATAAAGGTGATATCAGACATAAGGGGGAGATCTTTTGCTTTCGGCGATCTTGCATCTACCCAAGGACACTTAATACCGAGAATCATGTTATCGCAAAAGGGGATAGAAATTATTTCGCTTAAGTATTATCAAAATTTCGCCTCTCATTCTGAAGTCGCAAATGCAGTTATGAGTGGCCGATTTGAAGCTGGCGGTATGCAAGATACATTGGCAAAATCTCTTGAGGACGCCGGTTTATTGAAAATTATCGCTGTTTCAGAGGAATATCCAAGTAGTGGTATCGCTTTTGCTAAAGGAGTAGATAAAGATGTTATTGATAAAATTACTCAGGCATTAGTAAAGTTCGATCCCGAAGGGGAAGATAAGGCAGGCCTTTACCATTGGGAAAGGTCTGAAATGCCACATGGTTTCACCTATGCCAACAATGAGGACTATAACGTATTAAGAAACTGGGCCGATAAATTTGGTTTATTAAAAAAAATGGATGGTGAAAGCAAGTGA
- the nrfD gene encoding NrfD/PsrC family molybdoenzyme membrane anchor subunit: MPTVHLFQTAHEMPWGLLIAMYLFYTGISAGAVLVTSLGPIFGVKELKKTAQVGAVVGLSLLIIAPLHLIFDLEQPLRFVKLLFNFHATSPMSYGVFILLFYGISLVLYLWSLTQNNEKNIKIFGPAAFFLAVGLEVYTGLLLGNVQAHALWNTALMPVIFLFSGLASGTAMVLLVLGIHGKMTGNNLSVEKRFLAKFFKWFVLADLALMAIMVMVLLNGNDAQYAMGYYLLHEEGLTFIWLENIIGLLLPFALLSISSLARKGPVINFSAILVVLSTLLMRINIVIGGQKLPLTGNSLLEYSPKSSHLLMAIVLAVLGTILIGILTKVVSSKIDQKVVSTTGKGVVS; the protein is encoded by the coding sequence ATGCCTACTGTTCATTTGTTTCAAACCGCTCATGAGATGCCCTGGGGATTGCTGATCGCTATGTATCTTTTTTACACAGGAATTAGTGCAGGAGCAGTGCTGGTTACCAGTTTAGGGCCAATTTTTGGTGTTAAGGAGCTTAAGAAAACTGCCCAAGTTGGCGCTGTGGTCGGGCTATCCTTATTAATAATTGCGCCCCTTCACTTGATTTTTGACTTAGAGCAACCTTTGCGGTTTGTCAAGCTTTTATTTAATTTCCACGCCACCTCACCGATGTCCTATGGGGTATTCATTCTGTTGTTTTATGGTATATCCTTAGTTCTTTATCTTTGGAGCTTGACCCAAAATAATGAGAAAAACATCAAAATCTTTGGTCCGGCAGCCTTTTTTCTGGCTGTAGGATTAGAGGTTTATACAGGACTTTTGCTTGGAAATGTGCAAGCCCATGCCCTCTGGAACACGGCCTTAATGCCGGTTATCTTCCTTTTCTCCGGCCTGGCATCCGGCACAGCAATGGTCTTATTAGTGTTAGGGATCCACGGAAAAATGACCGGTAACAATTTATCGGTGGAAAAGCGATTCCTGGCAAAATTCTTTAAATGGTTTGTTCTCGCTGATTTAGCACTTATGGCCATTATGGTCATGGTACTCCTTAACGGTAACGACGCTCAGTATGCTATGGGGTATTACCTGCTCCATGAAGAAGGGTTGACGTTTATTTGGCTTGAAAATATCATCGGCTTACTTTTACCCTTTGCCCTTCTCTCGATTTCTTCCCTGGCCCGGAAAGGGCCGGTTATCAATTTTTCAGCAATTCTCGTGGTGCTCAGCACTTTATTAATGAGAATCAATATTGTCATTGGCGGCCAAAAGCTTCCCCTGACCGGAAATTCTCTTTTGGAGTATTCACCAAAGTCCAGTCATTTGCTCATGGCTATCGTCTTGGCGGTGCTTGGCACTATTCTCATTGGTATCTTAACAAAAGTCGTTTCTTCTAAGATTGATCAAAAGGTTGTTTCAACTACTGGAAAGGGGGTCGTTTCTTAA
- a CDS encoding 4Fe-4S dicluster domain-containing protein: MGKRYAMVIDLRKCVGCHACQVACKSENNVPLGVFRNWVDELETGKFPNVSRQRLPRLCNHCENPSCVKVCPVKATTQKEDGTVVIDYDLCIGCKYCIAACPYDARFINPERRTAEKCDYCYARVEAGLQPACVNTCIGGARIFGDLNDPTSEVAKFVATNPVKVSKPETNNGPQTYYIGADEKTLRPNFEIVGGNK; this comes from the coding sequence AACGGTATGCCATGGTGATTGACCTGCGCAAATGTGTAGGCTGTCACGCTTGCCAAGTGGCTTGTAAAAGTGAAAACAATGTGCCTCTTGGTGTTTTCCGCAACTGGGTTGATGAGCTTGAGACCGGAAAGTTCCCCAATGTTTCCCGCCAGCGGTTGCCGCGTCTTTGCAACCACTGTGAGAATCCATCATGTGTCAAAGTATGTCCGGTTAAAGCCACAACTCAAAAAGAAGACGGTACGGTGGTCATTGACTATGATCTCTGTATAGGGTGCAAATACTGTATTGCCGCCTGTCCTTACGATGCTCGGTTTATTAACCCCGAAAGAAGAACTGCGGAAAAGTGTGACTACTGTTATGCCAGGGTCGAAGCGGGATTACAACCAGCCTGTGTGAATACTTGTATCGGTGGGGCTCGCATCTTCGGAGATTTAAATGATCCCACAAGCGAAGTTGCTAAATTTGTGGCAACCAATCCAGTCAAAGTATCTAAGCCGGAAACGAACAACGGACCGCAGACCTACTACATTGGCGCAGATGAAAAAACCCTTCGCCCTAATTTTGAAATAGTGGGGGGGAATAAATAA
- a CDS encoding C-GCAxxG-C-C family protein, producing the protein MQLSIKQYGGYFVDRKYKICKQAEDYYRQGDYFCSEAIVRSIRDEFDLDVPDDVIAMASGFPVGMGGSGCTCGALAGGIMALGLFFGRSEPGDPKVNHTMALAKELHDYFTAQHKSTCCRILTKGMELGSSVHMEQCIAITGEIAEKTTELIERELPKKS; encoded by the coding sequence ATGCAACTGTCAATAAAACAATATGGGGGTTATTTTGTGGATAGGAAGTATAAGATTTGCAAACAAGCTGAAGATTACTATCGTCAGGGAGATTACTTCTGTTCTGAAGCTATTGTTCGGAGTATCCGTGACGAATTCGATCTCGACGTCCCCGATGATGTTATCGCCATGGCATCGGGCTTTCCTGTGGGAATGGGGGGATCAGGGTGCACCTGTGGTGCTTTAGCGGGAGGCATCATGGCCCTTGGTTTGTTTTTTGGACGCAGTGAACCCGGTGATCCAAAGGTAAATCATACCATGGCTCTGGCCAAAGAGCTTCATGATTATTTCACTGCTCAGCATAAATCGACCTGTTGCCGAATCTTAACTAAAGGTATGGAACTAGGTTCTTCTGTGCATATGGAGCAGTGTATTGCCATTACAGGTGAAATTGCTGAAAAGACGACAGAACTTATTGAACGGGAGCTCCCGAAAAAATCTTAG
- a CDS encoding ArsR/SmtB family transcription factor, with product MKDSVMISKALSDPNRYRILMLLVKFERGEFEELCCNSPEEGLCNCDIVSTLEVNQSRVSYHMKELVDAGLVKEETRGKWKFYSLNRETLREYIRQMSLDYNL from the coding sequence ATGAAAGATAGTGTTATGATTTCCAAAGCGCTGAGTGATCCTAATCGTTATCGAATCCTAATGCTTCTAGTTAAATTTGAAAGGGGTGAATTCGAAGAACTATGCTGCAACTCCCCGGAAGAAGGACTATGTAACTGCGACATCGTATCAACACTAGAAGTAAATCAGTCCAGAGTTTCTTATCATATGAAAGAGTTGGTGGATGCGGGGCTGGTTAAGGAAGAGACAAGGGGAAAATGGAAGTTTTACTCTCTTAATCGAGAGACTCTAAGGGAATATATCAGACAGATGAGCTTAGACTATAATTTATAA
- a CDS encoding arsenite methyltransferase: MDNIREGVRQKYAFAIANRGQGCCGSPGCCSDGLSDAVDPITGNLYDESDLQGLDPELIANSFGCGNPTALMNLNLGEVVLDLGSGSGLDVLLSAKRVGPTGKAYGLDMTDEMLAVAKENQRKSGIENAEFLKGHIEEIPLPDKSIDVIISNCVINLSGDKDGVLKEAYRVLKPQGRFAVSDIVIKRPLPEKIRDNILAWAGCIAGAMTEEEYRGKLSSAGFENIELQVTREYDLEDPSLRGMLGDLTEGEIKEFRWAIVSCFIRATKSE, encoded by the coding sequence ATGGATAATATTCGAGAAGGAGTAAGGCAGAAGTATGCCTTTGCCATTGCTAATCGGGGCCAAGGGTGTTGCGGGAGCCCCGGATGTTGCAGTGATGGACTCAGCGATGCAGTGGATCCCATTACCGGCAATCTTTATGATGAAAGTGACCTACAGGGCTTAGACCCTGAGCTTATCGCCAATTCGTTTGGATGTGGTAACCCCACTGCATTAATGAACTTAAACTTAGGCGAAGTGGTCCTTGACTTAGGGAGTGGATCGGGGCTGGACGTTCTTCTCTCAGCTAAAAGGGTTGGCCCGACAGGTAAAGCCTATGGACTGGATATGACGGATGAGATGTTGGCTGTTGCAAAAGAAAATCAAAGGAAATCCGGTATTGAGAATGCCGAATTTTTAAAGGGACATATCGAGGAAATTCCTTTGCCGGATAAAAGCATCGATGTTATTATTTCAAACTGTGTAATTAATCTTTCAGGTGATAAAGATGGAGTTCTAAAGGAAGCTTATCGTGTATTAAAGCCTCAGGGGCGTTTCGCAGTTTCCGATATTGTTATCAAGAGACCTCTCCCTGAGAAGATCAGAGACAACATCCTTGCTTGGGCCGGATGTATTGCTGGAGCAATGACTGAGGAAGAATATAGGGGAAAGCTATCCAGTGCAGGGTTTGAAAATATCGAGCTCCAAGTGACTCGTGAGTATGATCTTGAGGATCCTAGTTTGCGAGGGATGTTAGGAGATTTAACTGAAGGGGAGATTAAAGAATTTCGTTGGGCAATTGTGAGTTGTTTTATTCGGGCAACCAAGTCAGAATAA
- a CDS encoding molybdopterin-dependent oxidoreductase, whose product MNLSRRKFLQGATTLGATVAIAPLAFAKSDVEIPSWSEGSPAIDTLDTDPSVQFVHSVCLGCRSDCNIRGKVKDGVVIKIDGNPYSQMTLDKPLEYSTDPQEARKEAGKLCPRGQAGVQVLYDPLRVQQPLKRVGKRGENKWQTISWEQAYEEIIEGGDLFGEGKVEGLRAVRDMDTLIDPEAPELGPKANQFVFLAGRIENARSDLSKRFVNGGLGSLNWFEHTTACEQSHHIASDHTFAGKHHLKPDFENAKLILNFGANYGEANFPMNGLSRKMVNFLTKGGKMITVDPRFSVSASHSDTWVPIIPGGDGAFALGMIQWIITNERYDKSFLEAPTKEAAAKRGESSWSDATYLVREDNGEFLHGDAAGLGGTKEDYVVLVDGALTLAAKANAADLFGEVTVNSIRCKTVFQKLSERASEKSLAQYAELSGIPEELMIKVADEFTSYGKLAVADFYRGTAQHTNGFHICRAICILNLLVGNIDHRGGYQIGGSTTSYAGDKGLYKIADLNPGALKPKGIRISREQINYEESTEFKKKGYPAKRPWFPLSKDVYQEAVAGIVEGYPYPCKILWLHMGTPAYSVPAIKESLIESLKDTQKIPLFISTDIVIGDTSMFADYILPDVTYMEQWCAQGAGPTILGLVSSVRQPMTHVFPNTKSLENIMIDIAKKMGFPNFGDNGFGTGMPLNKEEDWYFKLVANLATQYGKIPGATVEDQVQYILDRGGIFDSSGTYDGLFMKNKLGKLCNIYAEKVATTVDSMTGKNFDGLPLHLPVMNAKDQEIRDDGYPFIATTYKPAFQSHSRTVNAPWLMEVLPENFIEMNDEEGEKLGFKDGDVVKVSGPTSKEGVVGKLRLRPGMRPGVVSTCIGYGHWHYGSADTIIDEKTVAGDKRRSKGVNINYAMRLDDSIGNVCLQDKIGGSCSFYDSHVKIEKA is encoded by the coding sequence ATGAATTTGTCACGCCGTAAGTTTTTACAGGGAGCTACTACCTTAGGTGCTACTGTGGCTATAGCTCCATTGGCTTTTGCAAAGTCTGATGTTGAAATTCCCAGCTGGAGTGAAGGCTCGCCGGCCATAGATACCTTAGATACAGATCCAAGTGTTCAGTTTGTACACTCCGTTTGTTTAGGCTGCCGCAGCGATTGCAATATTCGCGGTAAAGTTAAAGACGGGGTTGTTATTAAAATCGATGGCAATCCATATAGCCAAATGACTCTGGATAAGCCCCTTGAGTATTCAACTGATCCTCAAGAAGCCCGTAAAGAAGCGGGAAAACTCTGTCCCAGGGGTCAGGCAGGAGTGCAGGTTCTCTATGATCCTTTGCGGGTTCAACAACCGTTGAAACGGGTTGGCAAACGGGGAGAAAATAAGTGGCAAACCATCAGTTGGGAACAAGCGTACGAGGAGATTATCGAAGGGGGTGACCTCTTTGGAGAAGGAAAGGTAGAAGGGCTGAGGGCAGTCCGCGATATGGACACTCTCATTGATCCGGAAGCCCCCGAACTTGGGCCCAAGGCCAACCAATTTGTGTTTCTTGCCGGGCGGATCGAGAACGCCCGCTCTGACTTATCCAAGCGTTTTGTCAACGGTGGACTGGGTTCGCTTAACTGGTTTGAACACACCACTGCATGCGAACAAAGTCATCATATTGCTTCTGACCATACCTTTGCCGGAAAACATCATTTGAAACCTGATTTTGAAAATGCTAAGCTTATCCTGAATTTCGGTGCCAACTATGGTGAAGCCAATTTCCCGATGAATGGCCTCAGCCGGAAAATGGTCAACTTTCTCACTAAAGGTGGGAAAATGATCACGGTAGATCCCCGTTTTTCTGTATCGGCTTCTCATTCGGACACTTGGGTGCCGATTATCCCTGGAGGCGATGGAGCCTTTGCACTAGGTATGATTCAATGGATTATTACCAATGAGCGCTATGATAAATCTTTCCTGGAGGCTCCCACCAAGGAAGCGGCCGCTAAAAGAGGGGAGAGCAGTTGGTCCGATGCAACCTATCTTGTACGTGAAGATAATGGTGAATTCTTACACGGAGATGCGGCTGGACTTGGTGGTACAAAAGAGGATTATGTGGTCTTGGTAGACGGTGCCCTCACCCTTGCTGCAAAGGCTAATGCCGCTGATCTTTTCGGTGAAGTGACTGTAAATAGTATTCGATGTAAAACCGTATTCCAAAAGCTTAGTGAAAGAGCTTCGGAAAAGTCATTGGCTCAATATGCAGAATTGAGCGGAATCCCGGAAGAATTGATGATAAAGGTAGCGGATGAATTTACTTCATACGGAAAACTTGCCGTGGCTGATTTTTACCGTGGAACAGCCCAGCATACCAATGGCTTTCATATTTGTCGAGCTATTTGCATCTTGAATCTTCTGGTTGGGAATATCGACCATCGCGGTGGATATCAAATAGGTGGTAGCACTACAAGTTATGCGGGGGATAAAGGCCTCTACAAGATTGCTGACCTTAACCCCGGTGCCCTTAAACCCAAAGGAATTCGCATTTCTCGGGAGCAGATTAACTATGAGGAGAGTACGGAATTTAAGAAGAAGGGCTACCCTGCGAAACGCCCATGGTTTCCCCTAAGCAAAGATGTCTATCAAGAGGCTGTAGCAGGAATTGTTGAAGGGTATCCTTATCCCTGTAAAATACTCTGGCTGCACATGGGAACTCCGGCCTATTCTGTACCTGCAATTAAGGAGAGCTTGATCGAATCTTTAAAAGATACACAGAAGATTCCACTCTTTATCTCCACAGATATCGTTATCGGTGATACTTCTATGTTTGCAGATTATATTCTTCCCGATGTGACCTATATGGAGCAATGGTGTGCTCAAGGAGCAGGCCCCACAATTCTTGGACTGGTATCCTCGGTACGTCAACCCATGACCCATGTCTTTCCGAATACAAAGTCCCTAGAGAACATTATGATTGATATAGCTAAAAAGATGGGGTTCCCCAACTTTGGCGATAATGGCTTTGGTACTGGAATGCCCTTGAATAAAGAAGAAGATTGGTATTTTAAATTGGTTGCCAACCTTGCGACCCAGTATGGAAAGATCCCAGGTGCAACCGTAGAAGATCAAGTTCAATATATCCTGGACCGAGGCGGAATTTTCGATTCCAGTGGAACGTATGATGGCTTATTTATGAAAAATAAACTGGGGAAACTGTGCAACATCTATGCTGAAAAAGTCGCAACAACTGTCGATTCCATGACTGGGAAGAATTTTGACGGATTGCCTCTCCATTTACCTGTTATGAATGCCAAAGATCAAGAGATCAGGGATGATGGATACCCCTTTATTGCCACAACGTATAAGCCGGCCTTCCAATCTCACAGCCGTACGGTAAATGCCCCTTGGCTTATGGAGGTTCTGCCGGAGAATTTCATCGAAATGAATGACGAAGAGGGCGAGAAACTTGGATTTAAGGATGGAGACGTTGTAAAAGTCAGTGGACCGACGAGCAAGGAAGGAGTTGTAGGCAAACTTCGCCTGCGTCCCGGAATGCGCCCGGGAGTTGTAAGCACTTGCATTGGATACGGACACTGGCATTACGGCTCGGCAGATACCATTATCGACGAAAAGACAGTAGCTGGCGATAAACGTCGGAGCAAAGGGGTTAATATCAATTATGCTATGCGCTTGGATGACTCCATTGGCAATGTATGTCTTCAAGATAAGATTGGAGGAAGCTGTTCTTTCTATGATTCCCATGTGAAAATCGAAAAGGCTTAA
- a CDS encoding Csac_0668 family 2Fe-2S cluster-binding (seleno)protein, which translates to MLNKCPICDKEGTLVKNLTVKHLVLDEIVELVGDPDYFLCMNEECDITYYNTESKKKFNKQQIKVPIWFKKDVNPKYACYCSKITEEEVINAVLNDGATKMSEVLKITGAMSNSQCQKNNPLGKCCHQIIQGAIDKALNRLG; encoded by the coding sequence ATTTTGAATAAATGCCCTATATGTGATAAAGAAGGAACACTTGTAAAGAATTTAACAGTAAAGCATTTAGTGCTTGATGAAATAGTGGAACTAGTCGGTGACCCAGATTATTTTTTGTGCATGAATGAAGAATGTGATATAACTTACTACAATACAGAGTCCAAAAAGAAATTTAACAAGCAACAAATAAAAGTGCCAATATGGTTTAAGAAGGATGTTAATCCAAAGTATGCCTGTTATTGTAGTAAAATTACTGAAGAAGAAGTAATAAATGCTGTTTTAAACGATGGTGCTACTAAAATGAGTGAAGTTCTAAAAATTACTGGAGCAATGAGTAATTCACAATGCCAAAAAAATAATCCCTTAGGAAAGTGCTGTCATCAAATAATTCAGGGCGCAATAGATAAAGCATTGAATCGCCTCGGTTAA